The following coding sequences are from one Triticum dicoccoides isolate Atlit2015 ecotype Zavitan chromosome 4A, WEW_v2.0, whole genome shotgun sequence window:
- the LOC119288693 gene encoding protein NRT1/ PTR FAMILY 8.3-like, translating into MVGLRYGAESPCVTSFGADQFDDTDEVEKTRKSSFFNWHYFSINAGSLIAGTVIVWVQEHEGWLWGFTISTLFVTLGISVFFLGSIVYRFQKPGGSPLARIWQVVVAASRNFDKVLPCDSSALYEFLGQGSAIEGSQKLEHTSGLEFFDKAAIVTLPDCESPGQLNKWKICTVTQVEELKILIRMFPIWSGMVLFAAVQEQMFTTFVEQGMTMEKHVGSFEIPAASFQSIDTLTVIMLVPIYERVLVPVIRKFTSRANGISSPQRIGIGLCFSMSSMVIAALVESNRLQIAQSEGLVHSKVTVPMSILWQGPQYFLLGVAEVFSNIGLTEFFYNESPDAMRSLCIAISLLNVSAGNYLSSFILSLVPVFTARGGSPGWIPDNLNEGHLDRFYLMMAGLSLLNILVFVFYARRYKCKKAS; encoded by the exons ATGGTTGGTTTAAGGTACGGTGCAGAGAGCCCTTGCGTCACGTCTTTTGGAGCCGATcaatttgatgacaccgatgaagtggAGAAGACCAGAAAGAGCTCTTTTTTTAATTGGCACTATTTCTCAATCAATGCCGGTTCATTGATCGCTGGGACTGTTATTGTCTGGGTTCAAGAACATGAAGGCTGGCTCTGGGGTTTTACAATTTCTACACTATTTGTGACTTTAGGTATAAGTGTTTTTTTCCTGGGCTCCATTGTGTATAGATTTCAGAAACCTGGAGGAAGCCCTCTAGCAAGAATATGGCAGGTTGTTGTTGCAGCTTCTCGGAACTTCGATAAAGTTTTGCCATGTGATTCCTCAGCTCTTTATGAGTTTTTGGGGCAAGGTTCGGCAATCGAAGGCAGCCAGAAATTGGAACATACAAGTGGACTTGA GTTCTTTGATAAAGCTGCAATTGTGACACTACCTGACTGTGAATCTCCTGGCCAACTTAATAAGTGGAAGATTTGTACTGTCACTCAGGTAGAGGAGTTAAAGATTCTAATCAGAATGTTCCCAATTTGGTCAGGAATGGTATTGTTTGCTGCAGTTCAGGAACAAATGTTTACAACATTTGTAGAGCAAGGGATGACAATGGAGAAACACGTCGGCTCTTTCGAAATACCCGCTGCATCCTTTCAATCCATAGATACACTTACTGTCATTATGCTGGTTCCAATTTATGAGAGGGTCCTTGTTCCAGTAATTAGAAAATTCACCAGCAGAGCGAATGGCATTTCATCGCCGCAGCGAATAGGGATCGGTTTATGTTTCTCCATGTCCTCAATGGTGATAGCAGCATTGGTCGAGAGTAACCGGTTACAGATTGCACAGTCCGAAGGTTTGGTGCACAGCAAGGTGACTGTTCCGATGAGCATCCTGTGGCAAGGACCTCAGTACTTTCTGCTAGGCGTCGCTGAGGTGTTCTCCAACATTGGGCTAACTGAATTTTTCTATAATGAGTCTCCAGACGCCATGAGAAGCTTATGCATTGCAATCTCGCTTCTTAACGTCTCTGCTGGAAATTACCTTAGTTCGTTTATCCTTTCCCTTGTGCCGGTATTCACAGCCAGAGGAGGCAGCCCAGGGTGGATACCTGATAACTTGAATGAAGGGCATTTGGATAGATTCTACCTGATGATGGCTGGGCTGAGTTTGCTGAATATATTGGTCTTTGTATTCTATGCTAGGAGGTACAAATGTAAGAAGGCTTCCTAA